Proteins encoded in a region of the Vibrio ponticus genome:
- a CDS encoding LysR family transcriptional regulator produces the protein MAVNISLKQLKVFATINHYDTLTEAAEALFLSKAAVSMALSELEKQLGHSLFDRVNKRLVLNQEGQKLLPLVDELLHRVQDIELLLDDDSMLTGQLRIGASDTIGNQVAPYLLSDFRQDSGHHEQSLFISNSALICQKLVEYELDIALIEGKTLHPELISTQFSQDDMCVICSPNSPLAQLANPCVGDLENSEWILREPGSGSREFFLRAIAPRIEHWHEAFQLNTTEALINCVSAGLGLGCLSRLAAAPAIKDGRVVTIELPLDMKRRFWLLVHKEKYQSPLLKAFIEFCYQWRQ, from the coding sequence ATGGCTGTCAATATTTCGCTCAAACAACTCAAAGTTTTTGCCACCATCAACCACTACGACACATTAACCGAAGCGGCAGAAGCGCTGTTTCTTTCGAAAGCCGCAGTGAGTATGGCGCTGTCTGAACTGGAAAAGCAGCTAGGACATTCGCTGTTTGACCGCGTGAATAAGCGCTTGGTACTAAACCAAGAAGGACAAAAATTACTGCCTTTGGTCGATGAACTTCTTCACCGAGTACAAGATATTGAGTTGCTATTAGATGATGATTCTATGCTCACGGGGCAATTACGCATTGGAGCCAGTGATACCATTGGCAATCAAGTTGCACCATACTTATTGAGTGACTTTCGCCAAGATTCAGGGCATCACGAGCAGAGTTTATTTATCTCAAATTCAGCATTAATTTGTCAAAAGCTGGTCGAGTACGAACTGGATATCGCCTTGATTGAAGGTAAAACCCTCCACCCAGAACTTATCTCTACTCAGTTTAGCCAAGATGATATGTGCGTGATTTGTAGCCCGAATTCGCCACTGGCTCAGCTGGCTAATCCGTGCGTCGGCGACTTAGAAAATAGCGAATGGATTTTACGCGAGCCGGGATCGGGCTCACGAGAGTTTTTCCTACGTGCCATCGCGCCACGCATTGAACATTGGCACGAAGCGTTTCAGCTGAATACCACTGAAGCCTTGATCAACTGCGTTTCTGCCGGGCTTGGCTTAGGCTGCCTATCTCGCCTAGCTGCTGCGCCAGCAATTAAAGATGGTCGAGTGGTCACCATTGAGCTGCCGCTCGATATGAAGCGTCGCTTTTGGCTGCTGGTTCATAAAGAGAAATACCAAAGCCCTCTACTCAAAGCCTTTATTGAGTTTTGCTATCAGTGGCGCCAATAA
- a CDS encoding LysR family transcriptional regulator produces MNKDLFFSLDLNLLRTFRVLSQERNMRKASQRLFVSQPAISQALQKLRHHFDDELFVKVHGGLEPTPFAIDLANAIAPHLDGLAATLNQNDEFDPASLTQPLKIAVSPIVLSCLSGTLYQRLQQQAPNCTLELVAWTKATFSELQNDDVLFGVNYEIECPKQIYPRELTELTSYVIVREGHPVNKEIINAKDMQGFDIASIITSGWNDQFSLAAEVMKREGIEAKVKFRTEFTMAAVEVITHSDLFMPHSDLFPIQHYPQLRAMLAHVNGEPFRYPVFAYYHGKYRHDPMVNWLYQQILDVIQQQIANKQSLSRI; encoded by the coding sequence ATGAACAAAGATCTATTTTTTAGTTTGGATTTAAACTTACTGCGAACCTTTCGGGTATTAAGCCAAGAGCGTAATATGCGTAAAGCGTCACAGCGGTTATTTGTTTCCCAACCGGCGATCAGTCAAGCACTACAAAAGCTGCGCCACCACTTTGATGATGAGTTATTTGTCAAAGTACATGGCGGACTTGAACCGACACCCTTTGCCATCGACCTCGCCAACGCCATTGCTCCCCATTTGGATGGTCTTGCCGCGACCCTCAATCAAAACGATGAATTTGACCCAGCCAGTTTAACTCAGCCATTAAAAATTGCCGTCTCACCAATTGTCTTAAGCTGCTTATCAGGCACGCTTTATCAGCGACTCCAACAGCAAGCACCAAACTGTACTCTTGAACTGGTGGCTTGGACAAAAGCTACCTTTAGCGAACTGCAAAACGACGACGTGCTATTTGGCGTAAACTATGAGATTGAGTGCCCTAAACAGATTTATCCACGCGAACTAACCGAATTGACTTCGTATGTCATCGTGCGCGAAGGACACCCTGTAAACAAAGAAATAATCAACGCAAAAGATATGCAAGGGTTTGATATTGCGTCCATTATTACGTCAGGATGGAATGATCAATTTAGTCTAGCTGCCGAAGTCATGAAACGGGAAGGTATTGAAGCAAAAGTAAAATTTCGTACCGAATTCACCATGGCAGCGGTTGAAGTGATCACTCACAGCGATCTCTTTATGCCCCACTCCGACCTATTTCCAATCCAACACTACCCACAACTGCGTGCAATGCTTGCCCATGTAAATGGTGAGCCATTTCGCTACCCAGTCTTTGCGTATTACCACGGCAAGTATCGCCATGATCCAATGGTCAATTGGCTTTATCAGCAGATCTTAGATGTCATACAACAACAAATAGCTAATAAGCAGAGCTTATCACGCATATAA
- the pstA gene encoding phosphate ABC transporter permease PstA, giving the protein MFKWLKSGAPWIWLTGGAVSISLLSVLGLLLLIGWKGLSYFWPAPLYQWTKVDGEILVGQLYAQDSVSVDYLQELGIPLPLSVVEQGQVERLNIKVANRDIYPADFISILDINIQSRTEPKQWAVIERTRSGDFYGQPVAYQDAQGEIHSDFQARLAESLEFSQLVRDEIERVIEDDVQTISAKANDLRLEKRKRELNNQLDEDYLAQYNSQSKQFSQQLSQAEAKLDDLRSKLAKQGLLVEDMTGQQVLIPLSHILDIWYPNQMSISDKAVQWGKEVWKFLSTSPRESNSEGGVFPAMFGTVLLVLIMSVIVMPLGVIAAIYIHEYAKNNIFTRIIRVAVINLAGVPSIVYGVFGLGFFVYTLGASIDNLFYAERLPTPTFGTPGLLWSALTLAVLTLPVVIVATEEGLTRIPNSVRHGSLALGATQFETMWRIVLPMASPAIITGLILAVARAAGEVAPLMLVGAVKLASSLPVDGQFPYIHLERKFMHLGFHIYDVGFQTTNIESARPLVYATSFLLVTVIVGLNLTAISIRNNLREKYRTLGQD; this is encoded by the coding sequence GTGTTTAAGTGGCTAAAATCAGGCGCGCCTTGGATATGGTTAACTGGCGGTGCAGTTAGCATTAGTTTGCTGTCTGTTCTTGGCTTGTTGCTGCTTATCGGCTGGAAAGGTCTATCCTATTTCTGGCCAGCGCCTTTATATCAATGGACGAAGGTCGATGGTGAGATCTTAGTTGGACAGCTCTACGCGCAAGATTCAGTTTCGGTCGATTACTTACAAGAATTAGGTATTCCACTGCCTTTATCGGTGGTTGAGCAAGGTCAGGTTGAGCGGTTAAATATTAAGGTCGCTAACCGTGATATTTATCCAGCCGATTTTATCTCGATTTTGGATATTAATATTCAAAGTCGCACGGAACCTAAACAGTGGGCGGTGATTGAGCGCACTCGAAGTGGCGACTTTTATGGACAGCCTGTCGCTTACCAAGACGCGCAAGGCGAAATACATAGCGACTTCCAAGCTCGTCTAGCAGAATCCCTTGAGTTCAGTCAGTTAGTGCGTGATGAAATTGAACGAGTGATTGAAGATGACGTTCAAACCATCAGTGCTAAGGCGAATGACTTACGCTTAGAAAAGCGCAAGCGCGAACTCAATAACCAGCTTGATGAAGACTATTTAGCTCAGTACAACTCTCAGTCAAAACAGTTTAGTCAGCAACTTTCACAAGCCGAAGCCAAGTTGGATGATTTGCGCAGTAAGCTCGCGAAACAAGGATTGCTGGTGGAAGATATGACAGGACAACAAGTGTTGATCCCATTGAGTCATATTCTTGATATTTGGTATCCCAATCAAATGAGCATCAGCGATAAAGCGGTGCAGTGGGGCAAAGAAGTATGGAAGTTTTTGTCGACGTCACCACGCGAATCTAACTCCGAGGGAGGAGTATTCCCTGCGATGTTTGGTACGGTGTTGCTGGTGTTAATCATGTCAGTGATTGTGATGCCACTAGGGGTTATCGCTGCGATCTATATCCATGAATATGCTAAGAACAATATCTTTACTCGCATCATACGCGTTGCCGTGATTAACTTGGCTGGCGTACCTTCGATTGTTTACGGCGTATTTGGTTTAGGGTTCTTTGTTTATACTCTGGGCGCTTCAATTGATAACCTGTTTTACGCCGAACGTCTGCCAACACCAACCTTTGGTACCCCAGGTCTGTTATGGTCAGCATTAACCTTGGCGGTATTGACTTTGCCAGTGGTGATAGTGGCGACAGAAGAGGGGTTAACCCGTATCCCGAACTCGGTACGTCATGGCTCATTAGCCCTTGGGGCAACGCAGTTTGAAACCATGTGGCGCATTGTGCTGCCGATGGCAAGCCCAGCGATTATTACCGGATTAATCTTAGCGGTAGCACGAGCAGCCGGTGAGGTAGCACCACTGATGCTCGTTGGTGCAGTAAAGCTGGCCTCAAGCTTACCGGTGGATGGGCAGTTCCCTTATATCCACCTTGAGCGTAAATTTATGCATCTTGGCTTTCATATTTATGATGTCGGTTTCCAAACCACCAACATCGAAAGCGCGCGACCATTGGTGTACGCCACGTCATTCTTGCTCGTGACCGTGATTGTCGGGCTAAACTTAACCGCAATCAGCATTCGCAATAATTTGCGTGAGAAATACCGAACTTTAGGACAAGACTAA
- the vexH gene encoding vibriobactin export RND transporter permease subunit VexH has product MWLSDVSVKRPVSALVLSMLLCVFGIVSFSKLAVREMPDIENPVVSVSTRYEGASATIIESQITSALEEQLSGISGIDEITSTTRNSMSRITITFELGYDLNTGVSDVRDAVARAQRSLPEEADDPIVYKNNGSGEASLYINLSSSEMDRTQLTDYVERVLMDRFSLISGVSSVDISGGLYKVMYVKLKPALMAGRGVTTADITQALRSENLESPGGQVRNDQTVMAVRTARTYQDVEDFEYLVVRRASDNTPIYLKDVADVYIGAENENSTFKSDGVVNVSLGIVPQSDANPLEVAQRVHAEVEAVQKFLPQGTRLAVDYDSTVFIERSIAEVYSTLFVTGGLVVLVLYVFIGQARATLIPAVTVPVSLISSFIAAYYFGFSINLITLMALILSIGLVVDDAIVVVENIFHHIERGEKPLLAAYKGTREVGFAVIATTLVLVMVFLPISFMDGMVGLLFTEFSVLLAMSVIFSSLIALTLTPMLGSKILKANVKPGRFTQVVDRLFGRLEAGYRKLLGYALKAKWAAPLVILACIGGSYGLMQQVPAELTPSEDRGVIFAFVRGADATSYNRMAANMDDVENRLMPLLGQGYLKSFSLQSPAFGGMAGDQTGFVIMILEDWNDRTVTAQQALGEIRKALNGMADVRVFPFMPGFRGGSSEPVQFVLGGSDYQELQKYAEQLQVLAEESPLMEGAEIDYSEKTPELLVTVDKQRAAELGISVADISDTLEIMLGGKRETTFVERGEEYDVYLRGDENSFNNAADLSQIYMRTASGELVTLDSVTKIEEVASAVRLSHYNKQKSVTLKANLSDGYTLGDALDYLDQQAIDNLPNDISVSYSGESKDYKENQSSILVVFALALLVAYLVLAAQFESFINPLVVMFTVPMGVFGGFLGLFIMGQGLNIYSQIGMIMLIGMVTKNGILIVEFANQLRDRGLEFEKAVIDASARRLRPILMTAFTTLAGAIPLIISTGAGYESRVAVGTVIFFGMGFATLVTLFVIPAMYRLISGNTQAPGHVEAELKRELDHDVKGRVSHG; this is encoded by the coding sequence ATGTGGTTATCTGACGTATCGGTAAAAAGACCGGTCTCGGCACTCGTACTGAGCATGCTGTTGTGTGTGTTCGGTATTGTCTCTTTTTCCAAACTGGCAGTGCGTGAAATGCCGGATATCGAAAACCCAGTGGTTTCGGTATCTACTCGCTATGAGGGCGCTTCTGCGACCATTATTGAAAGCCAAATTACTTCAGCTTTAGAAGAGCAACTTTCGGGGATCAGTGGCATCGATGAAATCACGTCGACCACCCGTAATAGTATGTCACGTATCACCATCACTTTTGAGCTAGGTTACGATCTTAATACCGGTGTCAGTGATGTGCGCGATGCGGTAGCGCGTGCTCAGCGTTCATTGCCGGAAGAAGCTGACGATCCGATTGTGTATAAGAACAACGGCTCGGGTGAAGCTTCACTCTATATCAACCTCAGTTCCTCTGAAATGGACCGTACCCAGTTGACCGATTATGTCGAGCGTGTGCTGATGGACCGCTTTAGTCTGATTTCAGGGGTCAGCTCGGTAGATATTTCTGGTGGTCTGTACAAGGTAATGTACGTCAAACTCAAGCCAGCATTGATGGCGGGTCGTGGCGTGACTACCGCTGACATTACGCAAGCGTTACGCAGTGAAAACTTGGAAAGCCCGGGTGGTCAGGTTCGTAACGACCAAACGGTCATGGCGGTGCGTACGGCTCGTACTTACCAAGATGTGGAAGATTTTGAATATCTCGTCGTGCGTCGTGCCAGTGACAACACACCAATCTACTTAAAAGATGTTGCGGATGTTTACATTGGTGCTGAAAACGAAAACTCAACCTTTAAAAGCGATGGTGTCGTTAACGTCAGTTTAGGTATTGTGCCACAGTCGGATGCGAACCCGCTTGAAGTCGCGCAACGCGTCCATGCCGAAGTGGAAGCTGTACAGAAATTCTTGCCTCAAGGCACTCGCCTTGCGGTTGACTATGACTCGACAGTATTCATCGAACGCTCGATCGCTGAGGTGTATAGCACCTTGTTTGTGACTGGTGGTCTTGTTGTGCTGGTGCTGTACGTATTTATCGGTCAAGCACGCGCGACATTGATCCCTGCGGTCACCGTACCGGTATCACTGATTTCTTCTTTTATTGCGGCTTACTATTTTGGCTTTTCGATCAACCTCATCACGCTAATGGCGCTGATCTTGTCGATTGGCTTGGTGGTGGATGATGCCATCGTTGTGGTAGAGAATATTTTCCACCACATTGAACGTGGTGAAAAACCACTACTTGCCGCCTATAAAGGTACTCGTGAAGTGGGGTTTGCGGTTATCGCAACGACCTTGGTTCTCGTCATGGTATTCCTACCGATCTCATTTATGGATGGTATGGTAGGGCTACTCTTTACTGAGTTCTCAGTGCTGCTCGCAATGTCAGTGATCTTCTCATCACTGATTGCCTTAACGCTGACGCCAATGCTGGGCAGCAAGATCTTAAAAGCCAATGTCAAACCGGGTCGTTTCACTCAAGTGGTTGACCGTCTATTTGGTCGTTTGGAAGCGGGTTACCGCAAGCTTTTAGGCTATGCGCTTAAAGCTAAATGGGCGGCACCTTTGGTTATCCTTGCCTGTATTGGTGGTAGCTATGGTTTGATGCAGCAAGTGCCTGCAGAGCTCACGCCAAGTGAAGACCGTGGCGTCATCTTTGCCTTTGTGCGTGGTGCGGATGCAACCAGTTATAACCGCATGGCGGCGAATATGGATGATGTAGAAAACCGTCTAATGCCGCTGCTAGGTCAAGGTTACTTGAAATCGTTCTCACTGCAATCGCCGGCTTTTGGCGGTATGGCTGGTGACCAAACCGGCTTTGTGATCATGATTCTTGAAGATTGGAATGATCGTACTGTCACGGCGCAACAGGCTTTAGGTGAAATTCGTAAAGCCCTGAACGGCATGGCTGACGTGCGTGTATTCCCATTTATGCCGGGCTTTAGAGGTGGTTCAAGTGAGCCAGTGCAGTTTGTGTTGGGCGGTTCTGATTATCAAGAGCTACAAAAATACGCGGAACAGCTACAAGTGCTCGCAGAAGAGTCACCGCTTATGGAAGGTGCAGAGATAGACTACTCTGAGAAAACCCCTGAACTTCTAGTCACGGTCGACAAGCAGCGCGCGGCAGAACTTGGCATTAGTGTCGCCGATATTTCTGATACGCTTGAAATAATGCTTGGCGGTAAACGTGAAACGACCTTTGTGGAGCGTGGTGAAGAGTACGATGTGTATTTGCGTGGTGATGAAAATAGCTTTAATAACGCTGCTGACTTAAGCCAAATCTACATGCGCACTGCCTCGGGTGAGTTAGTCACGCTCGACTCTGTGACCAAGATTGAAGAAGTGGCTTCTGCGGTGCGTTTGTCGCACTACAACAAGCAAAAGTCAGTGACGCTAAAAGCCAATTTATCGGATGGTTATACACTGGGTGATGCGCTTGATTACCTCGACCAACAAGCGATTGATAATCTGCCAAATGATATCAGCGTGAGCTACTCGGGTGAGTCAAAAGACTACAAAGAGAACCAATCAAGTATCCTAGTGGTGTTTGCTCTTGCGTTACTGGTGGCTTATTTGGTGTTAGCGGCGCAGTTTGAAAGCTTTATTAACCCGCTGGTGGTGATGTTTACCGTGCCGATGGGGGTATTTGGTGGTTTCCTTGGCTTATTTATTATGGGACAAGGTCTCAATATCTACAGCCAGATTGGTATGATTATGCTGATTGGTATGGTAACCAAAAATGGTATCTTGATTGTGGAATTTGCCAACCAACTGCGTGACCGTGGATTAGAGTTTGAAAAAGCGGTTATTGATGCGTCAGCACGCCGTCTGCGTCCAATCCTAATGACGGCATTTACTACGCTAGCCGGTGCGATTCCGTTGATCATTTCGACTGGCGCGGGTTACGAAAGCCGAGTGGCTGTCGGTACGGTAATCTTCTTTGGTATGGGCTTTGCGACACTGGTAACGCTGTTTGTCATTCCTGCGATGTACCGTTTAATTTCGGGCAATACTCAAGCACCAGGTCATGTCGAAGCGGAGCTTAAGCGCGAACTGGATCATGATGTCAAAGGGCGTGTTTCTCACGGTTAA
- a CDS encoding YebG family protein yields MAVIVKYVVERNGEEKMTFTSKADADAYDKMLDMADELFGLLGKSELLEDEAKQEDLAMFLAQNKEEVLYALGAKRRPTPKKAKKVEAVADVEEEQQEDAA; encoded by the coding sequence ATGGCTGTAATCGTTAAGTACGTGGTAGAACGCAACGGAGAAGAGAAAATGACTTTTACCTCTAAAGCGGACGCTGACGCATACGATAAAATGCTGGATATGGCAGACGAACTTTTCGGTCTGCTAGGTAAAAGCGAACTACTAGAAGACGAAGCGAAGCAAGAAGACTTAGCGATGTTCTTAGCGCAAAACAAAGAAGAAGTGCTTTACGCACTAGGGGCAAAACGCCGTCCTACGCCTAAGAAAGCGAAGAAAGTTGAAGCCGTAGCTGACGTAGAAGAAGAGCAACAAGAAGACGCAGCGTAA
- a CDS encoding efflux RND transporter periplasmic adaptor subunit, whose product MKNKLILSLLTVSMLSASPALFAKGPRGPMAITVVSEQVQTHQVSQSLSLVGKLEAEQSVMVSPETSGKVENIAVKANQQVTKGQLLIQLNDDKARASVKEASAYLKDEKRKLAEFERLVKRNAITQTEIDAQKTSVEIAQARLDAANANLKDLHISAPFAGTVGFIDFSRGKMVSSGMELLSLDDLSVMELDLQIPERYLSKISQGMQVTATTSAWGERIFNGEVVGIDSRINPETLNLRVRIHFDNQEQQLKPGMLVAAHMDFTPINAPIIPVQALEYSGTKRYVYVIGEDNKAKRTEVILGARVDNQVVINKGLEIGERIVVQGIVNMRDGATVIEQGSAPKKKGDQ is encoded by the coding sequence ATGAAAAATAAACTGATTTTAAGCTTATTGACGGTTTCAATGTTGAGTGCTTCGCCTGCACTATTTGCTAAAGGACCGCGTGGTCCGATGGCAATAACCGTTGTCTCTGAGCAAGTCCAAACCCACCAAGTTTCACAATCACTTTCTCTTGTGGGTAAATTGGAAGCGGAACAATCGGTCATGGTTTCGCCTGAAACCTCAGGTAAAGTTGAAAATATCGCAGTTAAAGCGAACCAACAAGTGACAAAGGGTCAGTTACTTATCCAGCTGAATGATGACAAGGCACGTGCTTCCGTTAAAGAAGCGAGTGCTTATCTAAAAGATGAAAAGCGTAAACTGGCAGAGTTTGAGCGCCTAGTAAAGCGCAATGCCATCACGCAAACCGAAATTGATGCGCAAAAAACCAGCGTTGAGATTGCCCAAGCTCGTCTCGACGCTGCCAATGCAAACCTAAAAGATCTGCATATCAGCGCTCCGTTCGCTGGTACCGTCGGTTTTATCGACTTTAGCCGCGGTAAAATGGTCTCGTCAGGTATGGAATTGTTATCACTAGACGATCTTTCAGTGATGGAGCTTGATCTGCAAATTCCAGAGCGTTACCTCTCTAAAATCAGTCAAGGTATGCAAGTGACCGCCACAACCAGTGCATGGGGTGAGCGCATCTTTAATGGTGAAGTAGTTGGCATCGACTCACGTATTAACCCAGAAACCTTGAACTTGCGCGTACGCATTCATTTTGATAACCAAGAGCAACAGTTAAAGCCAGGTATGCTAGTGGCCGCTCATATGGACTTTACGCCAATTAACGCCCCAATCATTCCGGTTCAAGCGCTCGAATACTCAGGCACCAAACGTTATGTGTATGTGATTGGTGAAGATAATAAAGCCAAGCGCACCGAAGTGATTTTGGGCGCGCGTGTTGATAACCAAGTGGTGATCAACAAAGGTCTAGAGATTGGTGAGCGCATTGTGGTGCAAGGCATTGTCAATATGCGTGATGGCGCAACCGTGATTGAGCAAGGTAGCGCACCGAAAAAAAAGGGTGATCAATAA
- a CDS encoding copper homeostasis protein CutC, whose translation MTYQVEVCIDNLESLHFAIAGGASRIELCSSLALGGLTPSLGFMQQAGKISTIPVYAMIRPRQGDFLYSEEEIETMLLDIDAAAHAGLQGVVFGTLTAKGDIDMQQASRLAKRAQQHNLAMTFHRAVDQCRDFTQAIEQVAELGCERILTSGLATNAEQGITVLKQMVELANGRFAIMAGAGVTPANAEKIATMTGVTQLHLSGKTTRASGMELVAEQAKMGNQDLDDFIVPITSTQTIAQVVKTLSALG comes from the coding sequence ATGACATACCAAGTAGAAGTATGTATCGACAATCTAGAATCGCTGCATTTTGCCATTGCGGGTGGCGCAAGCCGTATTGAACTGTGCTCTTCCCTTGCACTTGGCGGCTTAACCCCAAGCCTTGGTTTTATGCAACAAGCTGGCAAGATCTCAACCATTCCAGTTTATGCCATGATTCGTCCGCGCCAAGGCGACTTCCTCTATAGTGAAGAAGAGATCGAAACTATGTTGCTTGATATTGATGCGGCAGCGCATGCCGGTCTGCAAGGGGTCGTATTCGGCACCTTAACCGCCAAAGGCGACATCGATATGCAGCAGGCCAGTCGTTTAGCAAAGCGCGCTCAACAACATAATTTGGCAATGACCTTCCATCGCGCTGTCGATCAGTGCCGCGATTTCACCCAAGCAATCGAGCAAGTTGCCGAGTTAGGTTGTGAGCGGATTCTAACCTCTGGACTAGCAACGAATGCTGAGCAAGGCATCACGGTACTAAAACAGATGGTTGAGTTGGCAAATGGTCGCTTTGCGATTATGGCAGGCGCTGGCGTAACCCCTGCGAACGCCGAAAAAATTGCCACCATGACAGGTGTCACTCAACTGCATCTATCCGGCAAAACCACCCGCGCAAGTGGCATGGAGCTCGTCGCTGAGCAAGCTAAAATGGGTAATCAAGATCTGGATGATTTCATTGTTCCTATCACTTCAACGCAAACTATCGCCCAGGTCGTGAAAACACTCTCTGCTCTGGGTTAA
- the pstB gene encoding phosphate ABC transporter ATP-binding protein PstB → MFSVNQTLGYQAPLDVNNLSDEQTAIAIEGLNLFYQSSQALSDISMRIPKGQVTAFIGPSGCGKSTLLRCINRMNDLVEGCRVTGEVKLHGKNVYHPDVDVATLRRRVGMVFQRPNPFPKSIYENVVYGLRLQGVKNSRVLDDSVERALRAAALWDEVKDRLHENAFGLSGGQQQRLVIARAIAIEPEVLLLDEPTSALDPISTLTIEELINELKTKYTVVIVTHNMQQAARVSDHTAFIHMGKLIEYSDTDSIFTSPLKKQTEDYITGRYG, encoded by the coding sequence ATGTTTTCAGTCAATCAAACATTGGGCTACCAAGCCCCATTAGATGTGAATAACCTCAGTGATGAGCAGACTGCCATCGCGATTGAAGGGCTGAATTTGTTCTATCAAAGCAGCCAAGCGCTGAGCGATATTTCGATGCGCATTCCGAAAGGGCAAGTTACAGCATTTATCGGTCCGTCTGGCTGCGGCAAATCCACACTGCTGCGTTGTATTAACCGCATGAACGATTTGGTTGAAGGGTGTCGTGTCACAGGTGAAGTGAAGCTACACGGCAAGAATGTGTATCATCCTGACGTCGACGTTGCAACGCTGCGCCGCCGTGTTGGCATGGTGTTCCAGCGTCCGAATCCATTCCCTAAATCCATCTATGAGAATGTGGTGTACGGTTTGCGACTACAAGGGGTAAAAAACAGCCGTGTGCTTGATGACTCGGTTGAACGAGCACTGCGTGCAGCCGCCCTTTGGGATGAGGTTAAAGATCGTTTGCATGAAAATGCGTTTGGTCTATCGGGTGGTCAACAGCAGCGATTAGTGATTGCGCGTGCAATCGCGATTGAACCAGAAGTATTACTTTTGGATGAACCGACCTCAGCGCTGGATCCGATTTCTACTTTAACCATTGAAGAGCTTATTAATGAGCTCAAAACCAAATATACTGTAGTTATCGTTACGCATAACATGCAGCAAGCCGCGCGTGTGAGTGATCACACCGCATTTATTCATATGGGGAAATTGATCGAGTACTCAGATACGGATTCTATTTTCACTTCCCCATTGAAAAAGCAGACAGAAGACTACATTACAGGTCGATACGGATAA
- the phoU gene encoding phosphate signaling complex protein PhoU, translating into MNFGRHISGQFNVELESIRTHVLTMGGLVEQQLSFAMQALHKDDIELARKVVRDDHKVNAMEVSIDEACTRIIAKRQPTAKDLRLIMAIIKTITDLERIGDVATRIARVAIENPSSQDKPFNVSLEPLCRQAVNMLHQVLDAFARMDVDAAAAVYKMDDRIDSEYEAVIRQLMTYMMEDPKNIPQILQVMWSARAIERVGDRCQNICEYIIYFVKGKDIRHLGEQSIDDVLR; encoded by the coding sequence ATGAACTTTGGACGCCACATTTCAGGTCAATTTAACGTCGAACTAGAGTCGATTCGTACCCATGTCTTAACCATGGGCGGCTTGGTCGAGCAGCAGCTCTCATTCGCGATGCAGGCGCTGCATAAGGATGATATTGAGCTGGCGCGTAAAGTGGTGCGTGATGATCATAAAGTGAATGCGATGGAAGTGTCGATTGACGAAGCTTGTACGCGCATTATTGCCAAACGTCAGCCAACGGCAAAAGATCTGCGTTTGATTATGGCAATCATCAAAACCATTACCGACCTTGAGCGAATTGGTGATGTTGCAACTCGTATCGCCAGAGTGGCGATTGAAAACCCATCATCGCAAGATAAACCCTTTAATGTTTCGTTAGAGCCACTTTGCCGTCAAGCGGTGAACATGCTGCATCAAGTGCTGGATGCGTTTGCTCGCATGGATGTGGATGCAGCAGCAGCCGTCTACAAAATGGATGATCGCATCGATAGCGAATACGAAGCGGTGATCCGTCAGCTCATGACTTACATGATGGAAGATCCGAAGAACATTCCGCAGATCTTGCAGGTCATGTGGTCTGCGCGTGCGATTGAGCGTGTGGGTGACCGTTGTCAGAACATCTGTGAATACATTATTTACTTTGTTAAAGGCAAAGATATTCGTCACTTAGGTGAGCAGAGTATTGACGATGTGCTGCGTTAA